From Cyanobacteriota bacterium, one genomic window encodes:
- a CDS encoding PDZ domain-containing protein, giving the protein MNQLSCHRHPHYIRRLTGILLMSAMTVLAVPSLQRSALADLRDSPKVIVDEAWQIVNRDYVDGTFNRVDWQATRQQLLSRDYTSKEQAYEAIAAALATLDDPYTRFMDPEQFSALRSQTSGELSGIGVRLKVDRQTNILTVAEPIEDSPAFKAGIQAGDQLLAIDGKSTEGMSVESASKLIRGEAGKPVQLRLRRANRGEFELRIDRAQIELPTVYAYLRKEGNHNIG; this is encoded by the coding sequence ATGAATCAATTATCTTGCCATCGCCATCCCCACTATATTCGTCGGTTAACGGGGATACTGTTGATGTCTGCTATGACTGTATTGGCTGTGCCTAGCTTGCAGCGATCGGCTTTAGCTGACCTGCGAGATAGCCCAAAGGTAATTGTGGACGAGGCATGGCAAATAGTCAATCGTGACTATGTGGATGGAACCTTTAACCGAGTGGACTGGCAAGCAACGCGACAGCAACTACTTAGTCGGGACTATACTTCCAAGGAACAGGCCTATGAGGCAATTGCAGCCGCATTAGCTACGTTGGATGACCCCTACACCCGGTTCATGGATCCTGAACAGTTTAGCGCCTTACGCAGTCAAACGTCTGGTGAGTTATCGGGAATTGGGGTTCGGCTAAAGGTTGATCGCCAAACCAACATTTTAACCGTTGCAGAGCCGATTGAAGATTCTCCAGCATTTAAGGCTGGCATTCAAGCTGGAGATCAACTGCTGGCGATCGATGGTAAGTCTACTGAAGGTATGAGTGTTGAGTCAGCCTCTAAGCTGATTCGTGGTGAGGCGGGCAAACCTGTGCAATTGCGATTGCGTCGCGCCAATCGTGGTGAATTTGAGCTGCGCATTGACCGTGCCCAAATCGAACTGCCAACAGTTTATGCCTATCTGCGCAAAGAGGGTAACCATAATATTGGC